CTCATACCCTAAGCAAAATTCGCCGTGGCAAGTGAGACGTCGAAAATGCGTAGAGTTGGCCTTTTCATCTTCGttgccgcgacggcatccgccctcgccccctaCCGAACGATCGGCCTCTTGGATGACCACGATGGCCACACCGTCTACAGCACGTTAGGAATCACCACccccaccagcagcagccgcagcagtaGCTCACCAGAAATCGCGACCCCGACAGCCGCGGTCGAGCGTGGCGaagacgcggcggcccctGTCCAGTTCAACGACACAGACTTTAGCCAGGACTCTGTGCACTCGAGGGAGTTTGTGCACTCGAGCAAGCCCGACGACTACAAGGACTTCAAGGTCGACTGCGGCCACAAGCTCCACAACTACGTCGTGAGGGGGTACTACGAGGCCCGAGACCGGTTCAAGAAGCTCGGCGGCAAGCCCAACATGAAGGCCGGGCCGGATGCGTGCGGGCAGATTAGCTGTAGCTACAGCACGGCTGTCAAGCTCTGCAACGATGTACGTCTGGTGTGAATCTTTCTTCGTGGATATTTTTTTTTCGGTTTTTGTAAACGGACCGGGGCGTCTCTTGAAGAGGATGACCGTTCCCAAGGACCTCTTGTTGTTTGGTAAAGCTGTGACAATTCCGCTGACGTGAGTGTGTGCCGCTAGAATACCGAGCCAAAGAGCCTGGATTCGTGGAAGCCCATTGCGGAAATCCTTGAGGAGATACATGAAAGGTGCAAccacggcgaggcgcgggagTTCCAAGGCGGGGAGCTGTTCCACCCGGAGCATTGGAGGGTCATAATGGAAAGGGGAGAATGCTAGAGCGCAGGGCTGCTAGATGAGGATCCTTGCGTGGGGGGAGCATGTGCTCTGTCTAAGACACACCCACACATCGACTTATACGGTCACCCTCATGACCGCTTCTCAGTGCGAGATGCAGCGATCAAGTTGTGCCCGGGGATTGTGTTTGGAAAAAGCAACTTGACACGTCTGACTTTCATATCCTTCAGGATATCGAACGGTGGGTTGATGGGTCCTCTCCCATTCGGATGCCCACTGGTATGAGGCGTTCTGACGCGGATGATATGGCTCGACTCTGGAAAGTCTTGAGAGAAGATGAGAATTGCTAGAAAAGTCTTCCATGGATGGAGTTCCGTGCTTCAATACAAGTTTGAGGCGAGTTGGTATACCATCGATAGGAGAACGTCTAAGATTCCGCGCCGTCTGTGAAAGCCGACGATGTGACGGCTAGTGAGAATGGAGATGATGTTCCAACTCATGCAATACAAGTAGAGACTAGATGGTCTTATCAACATTCGAAGGGACAGAGCTTCAATGAGTGATAGTGGGCGGTTGAAAGGCCATAAGCTTTTCCAACCGCATCGTCTGCACCAAGCGCCACAGCAGTTGCCGGATTAAATATGTCCCCGAGAACATGGGCCTTATATCGAGCTCGGTGTGATGAATCATCGAGATTACGAGAAGCATTCGTTGTTTCCGGGCGATCACGTAATTGATAGAATCCCATGCTCATGAGAGTAGATTAATGTGCGAAGAATCACGGAACGAGAGTCTTGTACGCTCAGTAGTCGTAGAAAAGTAGAATAAGTGCCGAGTTGCTGATTCGTCCCGCGTCCCGCGCCAGCCACCTCCTCATTCAGTCTGTTGGCCTGAAGTCTGGACTCAACTAACACCACGTCGGCAACGGGGGTGACGGTGCGGGGATCCCTCCCGAATTCGCAACTAACGGCTGCCAGTCCGGTctttacgaagtacgttaCGTGTAAACCCCCCCTGTCATCACTTACTGTTCGTCATCTCATGAAGCCACCGTTGTGACCAACCTGAATGCCCCGACGTGCTGTTTGGGAACCGCACTCTGTCAAGTTGCACCCCCCCTAACTTTATGATGGTCTcggcgcagcggcaagaGACAACGGCCAAGTCTCCGCGACACACCGGCAAGGCGCTGCACCGTCAGCATGGGAGCCGCAAGTTTCGTGGCCTCACATGCGCCAATTGCCGCGCACGAAAGGTAAACCGACACTGttcatggccggccggccgccacccAAGACGCCAAGCATCGCGAGCTTCGTGTCGAGTGAAACTGCTGACGGCAAATAGGTACGCTGCGAGGGCAGTCAGCCGACGTGCAAGACTTGCGAGGTGTATCACGATGAGTGCCGGTACGACAAGGCTCCCCCGGTGTCCcaggtcgtcgccatggccaaaCGACTCCAAGAGGCCGAGAGGACGATTGAGCGGCTCCGGGCGAACGGAAGCACTGCATCATCTGAAGGGCCATCGTCGACCCTCACTGGTGACGTTTCTATGAACCTGCCTCATCCTATAGGACTGACTGTTGTGTCCACGCCGTCGAATGGTGCTGAGTTGCAACCCGCCACAGGCCTTGCAGCAGTTCAACCTCCGATTCCGACTGCGCCTTCCGGATCCTCTGTACTGGTGTGCGCTACTGCTCTTGATCTGATGCCGACCTCCTGGCCGCAAGCTCCCGAAGACGTGGACGTGTCAACTGCTAGGCTAGATAGCAACGACATTGTTGGCCCCGCGCCGGGGCCCGAGGAACCCTCAGAGGCCGAGTTGAGGGTCGATGAACATGGAAAGATTCTCTACTATGGCCCAACATCGGCAGTCCATGATCGCCCACAGCCTGACCTCGTGCAGCCATCAGCTCCGACTGCCCGAGCCGGGGTTGCCCTCGGTTCCCTAGAGAACGAGCAATCACTCTCATGTTATGTGCGAGAGGCTTCAATATGGGAAAGCTTTGCACTTGGCAATGCATCCCTGCAAACTGGGATCCCGCGACACATGCTGGCGAAGCTCCTTCGCCTCCACTGGACCTGGGTCTCGCCCATGTTCATGTGGGTGTATCGTCCAGCCTTCATCCGTGAGTATCGTCCGCAGTGCCTCCATGCCCGCAAAAGCTGAAGAAATACGTGCCGCGTGGCGCGCGCGATAGGCGACATGGCCACCGGAGGCCGCTACTACTCCGAGTTTCTCCTCATGGTCATGtgcggccacgccgccaagTACCAGGACAGCAACAACGGTTCCGAGTTCCTGCTCGCGAGGgcacgccgcctccttggcgccgccatTCAGCAGCCGAGCTCCATCCCCACGGTGCAGGCCCTGCTTCAGCTGAGTGCTCGGGACCTGGCGCACGGCTCCATCTCTCAGGCTTGGGTGTACGGCGGCATTGCCTTTAGGATGGCGAGCGATCTGGGCCTGCAGCATAGCGGCGCTGGCGTCAAGGGCTTGAGCCGGCTTGACCTGGAGATACGAAGGAGGCTCTTTTGGGGGTGTTTCTTCTGGGACAAGTATGCGGGTTTCGCTCGCCCCGACTTGACATGACGCATTCCTTTCTCTAATGGCAATGCTAACgacgtcggtcggtcggtctAGGGCAACTAGCCTCTACGCGGGGAGATTACCTGCGGTCACCGAAGTGTTGGACCAGAGCTCACTAGATATGCGTGAGTGTCAAGCATTATCATTGCGAAATCACCATTCCGGGATAGCTCGGCATGTGACTGACTGACAATACGGCAGTGGACCACTCGACCGAGCACGAGACATGGGTCCCGTACTATGGCGACTCTCTGGACTCAGCCGACAACTCACGTAGCCAT
The genomic region above belongs to Purpureocillium takamizusanense chromosome 5, complete sequence and contains:
- a CDS encoding uncharacterized protein (COG:K~EggNog:ENOG503NX8E), which encodes MMVSAQRQETTAKSPRHTGKALHRQHGSRKFRGLTCANCRARKVRCEGSQPTCKTCEVYHDECRYDKAPPVSQVVAMAKRLQEAERTIERLRANGSTASSEGPSSTLTGDVSMNLPHPIGLTVVSTPSNGAELQPATGLAAVQPPIPTAPSGSSVLVCATALDLMPTSWPQAPEDVDVSTARLDSNDIVGPAPGPEEPSEAELRVDEHGKILYYGPTSAVHDRPQPDLVQPSAPTARAGVALGSLENEQSLSCYVREASIWESFALGNASLQTGIPRHMLAKLLRLHWTWVSPMFMWVYRPAFIRDMATGGRYYSEFLLMVMCGHAAKYQDSNNGSEFLLARARRLLGAAIQQPSSIPTVQALLQLSARDLAHGSISQAWVYGGIAFRMASDLGLQHSGAGVKGLSRLDLEIRRRLFWGCFFWDKATSLYAGRLPAVTEVLDQSSLDMLDHSTEHETWVPYYGDSLDSADNSRSHYPPRKSHAVSCFVNSCKLAIIINDIVVQLYSRRKRSISETALDDIKRRLDLWRTRSPSHLRYDPNNLPSICPPPHLISQNLLFFASVILAHRPFWAVPSHYQTCITASRNIEKLVLLLESTFGLGNITYLMGYCIYTGASAILEDAKKCNNSSQATLQTFLRALNTGMRRCPLLERSLKIIVKGMSTTVTDKVPAMDQTSQDLPPTAIASTYIPAFPYVDPTLSIDFGMSRYLGGADLDTMSGLDSFPEAQMDMNDFFGPPIP
- a CDS encoding uncharacterized protein (COG:S~SECRETED:SignalP(1-16~SECRETED:cutsite=ASA-LA~SECRETED:prob=0.5720)~EggNog:ENOG503PEV2), with the protein product MRRVGLFIFVAATASALAPYRTIGLLDDHDGHTVYSTLGITTPTSSSRSSSSPEIATPTAAVERGEDAAAPVQFNDTDFSQDSVHSREFVHSSKPDDYKDFKVDCGHKLHNYVVRGYYEARDRFKKLGGKPNMKAGPDACGQISCSYSTAVKLCNDNTEPKSLDSWKPIAEILEEIHERCNHGEAREFQGGELFHPEHWRVIMERGEC